The segment atatcaaagtcttaaattgtCTTTTTCAGGCACTAccttttttataatttaaatttcCATTTACTGTTTACTTGGTATTACATCCTACCGGGTCTTCCCACCTCTCTGATTAGAAATAGCTAGCTGTTGTAGGCCTTATAGTCCACTATGAGGTAATCATTCTGATTGTCATATAGATCTATGGGCCTTGTCTGTATCCAACGAATTTTTAGGATAATCCACTTCTTAATTTGCTTGAATCCATCTGAAATTATactagcatacatgtacattgtaaatttaaCAATGTGTTTAATCTTATAAATAATGATCGAAGTTCATATAAATTCATGATCTTAATTAATTCAACATGGAATGATTCAAATTTATGTGATCGAAAGttctgatttttacatagtacAGGCACTTAATAGGACTATTAGGTTAACATTAACACAAAAATTCATACCTCGAACTGCTAACAAAATGGCGTCGAAGATTCAGGCCAGGGAAACCAAGATCTGGAGGTTTTCATGCTTATGCATTCTCCCTCAAGGTATTTACTAAAATCTTTTCTTGGATCCTTTATACAGGAGAGTGGAATCGCATTAAATTTATCTTCACCCACTCATACAACGATGGCGTTATGATTTCAAGACATGGCTGTTGATCAAACGAATTTTTTCCCGCGTGCAATACTTCCGTCTGCGATgaatattaaactggtacccttaTCGACCTCGCCTATTTCGTATGTAGGTAGCatcaatcagcggggaaccagtttacaaatatttttaaaaaaaaaaaatgtcaaaagtattATAGCTCTTAAAATAAAGGATATATTCCAATATTTCTCCTATAAATTTTTTtatcgattttttttaatactttgtaATTGATTGACAACTTCCGTCAACATCGGAAGAAAACACAGAAGATGGAGGCCGGAGGGGCAGTGCAGTGAGAAGATTCTGCCTTACTTAACATGTAAGTTTCAAAACCAAAATAGTATAGGCTTAAATTATGATTGGAAATGACAGTCATATAAATAAATGGCACTTGGTTTCAATTTTGAAGTAGAGGTGACTGACTAATGAAAGTTgccgatttttttaaatttatttttttacactTACGATTTTTGTTAGGCCTAGGACACCCATGTTTTCTTATGTAACAGTGTGTAAAGATTTCAAGCTAAATGCACAAATGAATTTCACTGCCCACAGTTATAACAAGTAGGGATTACACACGTTGTAATTGTAAAACGACAAAGTTACGACGACCCGAATTTTCTCAACACAATTTCACAATCTCTTGCTAGTGCCATTCTTCCATACTTTCACAACGTCTCGTAGGttgaaaaattcagaaaatgctTAATGCAGTTTTGTATTTGATTCCAATTGCAAAAATATACTATGGTAAAGCAGTTTAAGTATATCTATGACACAAAATGCTCTTGAATTCATACATTGAAATATTACGTCATTAGAACTGAATTACgattataaatcaaatatacagCATGAGTAATACAGCAATAGATACTCAAGAATTTGCTTGAAATGTAGGActgtgtgattgtattgttatggAGCCTCTaattaatatattcatatattgttattgtattttttcaGTAAGTCATTCTTAGGAGAACTTCTTAGTAGATAATAAGCAGGCTGACTCTTTATAAATTGGGAAGAGGAAGGAGTCGGAACTGAACATTCTGGAGGGAGTGGCTTGTGctgagttttattttttaaggaaACTTCCATTCAACATGTTCAACAACAGAAAATCTGTGAATTAACCCACTGTAGAGTGCCAAAATATGTTGCAACAGAATAGTTGCAGATTTATCTAATAGATCTGCCTGTGATGACCATGATTGGAACTATATCTTGTTTAGTAAATGGACTTAAATAATGATCAACTCCAAAAAGTACCAAAAACTGTTTCAACAGAATTGCTACAGTATAGATGCCTGTGATGATCATGATCGAGACtaatatatttttgatgaaGTGTTAAAGTGTATACACAGACACAAACATGGGCATAgttaatttgttttgtattatataatgtcCATTATGGGTTGATTTCATTGTCATGTCATATATTATGATtataatttaaataatttatctCCAAGGAATTTGTCTTTTCTCAGAATGATAAGTTGTCGCAATATTGCAGAGTTTCAGACAGTTTCAGCAATTTGAATGTTTCAGATGGAACTCAGCAATTTTAATTGATGTTTCAGACTGTCTCAGCAACTTGTCTGAATGTTTCAGTAATTAACAAATGTTTCAGCAATGCTCAAGGTGTTTCAGCATATGTACTGAAACATGTTCAGCATTGATTCAGCAAGAAACATTTCAGTAAGCAATGTTTCAGTAAGTAAGAAATGTTTCAGCAATGCTCAAGGTGTTTCAGCATATATGCTGAAACATGTTCAGCATTGATTCAGCAAGAAAAATTTCAGTAAGCAATGTTTCAGATTTGTTTCAGATATCTTTCAGCAAATTTtcagcaaaatattttcatgagggtCCAGGAATCAGAATGGGCTTTGAATTTAAGTGCTCTTTTAAAGGGGAAAGTGCTAGACGTTTATGCTCTTATGCCCAAAGAAGACACTCTCGATTACAATGTACTTAAGACCGCTTTACTTCGACGATTCGAATTGACTGACGATGGTTTCAAGAAAAAGTTTAGATCATGTAGACCTGACACTTACGAAACATTTTCTCAATTTGCGGCTCGACTTAGTAGTTATTTCGATCGTTGGATAGAAATGGCAAAAGCGCCAAAAACGTACCATGGTTTATACAATCTAATGTTACGAGATCAGTTTATTCATGTTTGTAGCCAGGacttaaaattgtttttaaaagaacgCATTCCAAAGAGTCTTAACAATGTGGCTGAACTAGCTGATCAGTACAAAGATGCGAGAGATATCAGCGTAGTGCAGGCTACCGGTAAGAGTAAATGTATTCTAAAGAAACCCGAAGCGAATTCAAAGTCGGATAAAACGGAATCTAAAGACAAAAAAGTCAGGTTTGTTCCCAAAAATGAACGGAAATGTTACAAATGTCAGAAAGTAGGCCATATTGCTTCTGAATGTAGATCAAAATATGTGGTGAATAGTGTAGCTAAACACAGTTCAGATGAAGTACAACCAACATGTTTTGTAAGTACAATTCCAAAGGATTCTGTGGTAGATTCAAAGGTAAGTATACCGTCTACTACTCTGACGTCAGCATGTcacaaaactgtaaattctACCATGCCAATATCTGCAGGCTATGTGGATGGAACACCAGTGACTGTATTAAGAGATACTGGCTGCAATGGTATTGTTGTCAGAAAAGGTACAGTGTCAGAAAAGAGTTTCATAGCTGGGATGGAACAAACATGTATACTAGCTGATGGCTCAACTATCACAGTTCCTGTAGCAGAGGTGTGCATTGACACTCCCTACCTTAAGGGATTACATGAAGTACGGTGCATGGAGAACCCAGTTTATGATCTTATTGTTGGTAATGTACCCGACGCAAGACCTCCAGATAAGATAGATCCTAATTGGCAGGTAAGTGCTGTAGAAACAAGGcagcaaaagaaaaacaaagacAAACCTTACCGGGCGGCCTGCTCTGAAAGTTCCCAAAAGTATTTCGGATACAGTAGATCCACAAGCTATGAAGTTGGCACAGGATGAGGATCCTACGTTATTGCGATTACGTGAGTATGCTGTACAAAACACAGTTCATGTGAAAAAGAATTGAAAAGTAATTTGGCACAAGAAACATGGTCTATTGTTTCGAGACTTTTCCATGAGTGATGGTAAAGTAACTTCACAGTTAGTTGTACCACAGAAGTTCCGTGAGGATGTCATGAGAATAGCACACGACTCCTTGTTGGCAGGTCACTTAGGAATTCAGCGTACAGTGACAAAAGTAGCATCTGAATTCCTTTGGCCAGGTGTGCAGAGCGATGTCAGACGCTACTGTCAATCTTGTGATATATGCCAGCGAACGTTGCAGAAAGGCAAAGTGAATAAGGTTCCTCTTGAACGGATGCCACTCATAGATGAACCATTTCAACGAGTTGCCGTGGACTTGGTGGGACCATTGTATCCAATAACGGACAGAGGTAAcagatatattttaattttggtTGACTATGCAACAAGGTATCCAGAGGCAATAGCTCTACCCAGCATAGAGACGGAAAGAGTAGCGGAAGCCTTGATGGACATATTTTCACGCATTGGTGTACCGAGGAAGATGTTAACAGATATGGGCTCCCAATTCACATCCTCCCTGATGACCGAGGTAAGTCGACTCGTATCTCTTATACAATAGACAACAACACCCTACCATCCCAGTTGTAACGGGCTAGTCGAACGCTTTAACAGTACgttgaaaatgattttaaagcGCCTCTGCTCAGAAAAACCTAAAGACTGGGATAAGTACTTAAGTGCAGTGTTGTTTGCATATAGAGAGGTACCACAGGAGAGTCTTGGTTATTCACCATTTGAACTTGTATACGGTAGAGTTGTTAGAGGCCCTATTTCGATTCTCAAAGAGTTGTAGACCAAAGAGATTACAGATCCGAACGTAAAAACAACATATCAGTATACTTTAGATCTCAAAGACAGACTCGAAACAATGGCACAGCTTGCAAAGGAGAATCTGGAAAAGTCAGCGACACGATATAAGAAATATCATGACAGTAAGGCAAGGATTCGAAGCCTATAAAGGTAGGTGACAAAGCGTTAGTATTATTACCAACAGATAACAACAAATTATTGTTGCAGTGGAAGGGACCATTTGATGTCACAAAGAAGGTGAATAGAGTTGACTATCAACTTAATATGCAAGGAAAGATGAAAACTTTCCACATTAATTTGCTGAAGAAATATATGGAGCGATCCAACGCTGAAATTTCACCAATTTCATCCAATCACTAGTGTTTTCTGTTTAGTTGGAGCAACGATTGTTGACTGTGCGGAAGATGAAACTCAGGAAGGACAGCTAGTTGAGTACCCACAAATCAGTAGAGAGAAAGTAGATATTAATCCTCATTTATCCGCAGAACAGAAAGAACAGCTAACATGTGTTTTACAGAAATTTGAGGACGTACTCCAAAGTCATCCAGGGCTCATAGATGTCTTGGATCACGACATAAGGATGGTTAATGAAAAACCAGTTCAGGTAAGGAACAGACAAATCCCGTACAAGATGGAGGACAGCATCAATAAAGAGGTAAGTGAAATGcttaaaatgaatatcattgAACCTTCCGAATCTCCATTTTGCTCACCAGTTGTCATAGTGCCAAAGAAAGACGGTACAAATCGTTTTTGTGTTGGCTACCGACTACTTAACAGCCAGACCATATTCGATTCCAAACCAATGCCAGACTCGGACGAAATGTTTTCTAAACTCTCTGGGCACAAGttcttttcaaaaattgatttatCCAAAGGTTATTGGCAAGTTAAGTTAACGGAATCCTCCAAACCAAAAACAGCATTTAAGACGGGAAAGGAATTGTTTCAATTCCGGGTCATGCCATTTGGGCTGGTTACGGCACCTGCCACATTCTCTCGTCTTATGCGCAGGGTTCTTTCTGGTGTGGAACAAACAGATAATTTTATCGACGATATCCTAGTGTATACGATGACTTTTGAGCAACATTTAAAAGTTCTCCGAGACGCTGGTTTGACTGCCAAACCAAGCAAATGTTCATTTGCGTATTCAAGTTTGAATTGTTTGGGCCATATAGTTGGTAATGAGCAGTTGAAACCGGACTCTGATAAAGTCTTAGTCATTAAGAATGCCCCGAGGCCTAGTACCAAAAAGCAGTTGCGGTCGTTTTTAGGTCTTGTCGGTTTTTACCGCAAGTTCGTACCAAACATTGCCCACATAGCATTACCGCTTACAGACCTTACGAGAAAAGGATGTCCAACTAAGCTTGTTTTGGGAAAATTGCCACGAATGAGCTTATCAAAGTCTGAAGTAATCTCTCACATGCTCACCTATTTTGAAATTGCCCAATCTCAATGAAGTTTTTATTCTTCAAACAGATGCATCAGACAGAGGTCTAGGTGCTGttctttttcaatttgaagAGGACAGGACACTTCCTGTTGCATATGCAAGCAGGAAACTGAAAGAGAGTGAGTGTGCGTATGCGACAATTGAGAAAGAGTGCTTAGCAATTGTATGGGCAATCCatacatttcagaaatatttgtacGGTCAGGACTTTGTGTTAGAAACTGATCACAGTCCACTCGTATACCTGAATAAGTCCAAGGTTGCCAACCCAAGGTTAATGCGCTGGGCACTTAGCTTACAGCCTTACCGATTTCGAATCCAAGCTATAAAAGGCAAGGACAATATCGGTGCCGATTACCTCAGTcggttgtaaatacgtttgtacaTTTACTGTGTGCACTTCTTCTGAAGAGCTTTTAACGATTTTAATGTGTTGTAAAAGTACTGCGTACTTCTCAAAATGGGAGGGTATTTGTCACATTAAAATCTATTTGCATGTTCATTTTaattcagttttgttttgtcaaatcaaaCGTGGCTTTATCCTGCTTGGGACCtcttttaaattgtaaataccCCTTTATTAAACCTCAATCTATTGGAGCATAAAAACCGCCAGTCCGTGCTCTCAGTAGGAACTGAGCTGTCCAGCGAGAAGGACGCATTGATAGAGCACACTTCAACCAGAATGTTGCCATCAACTATAGAATAACTTAATTGTAGACACTTTGGCATTGTTGTAAATGTTGCCCGTGTTCGGCTTGTTCTGAGGTGAGTTTTATGTAACGACTTTTATAgagtattttctttgtttaaaggTCCTAAAGCTTCCAAGTATCTTTATTCATACTTAAAGTTTGTGTTTTGTGCTTGTTTCAATACCAGTTTCCTTTTTCAAAAACGTGTTCACTATATAGTCCTGTTTGTAAAGTTACGGCGTGTAGTACTGGCCATAATTGTTTCGCTGTAAGAAACATTGTGTAACTCATATGCATAGAATTGCTAGAGTTTTAGTGTATCTTGTTATAATATGAAGTAACTTATATGTATAACAGTGTATGGTATATATATCCATGGATAATGTAAAGTAAGGTTTCAACCTGAAAACCTGTGTGTATGTGTACGTTTATATAGTATGACTTTATTGTCGTAGGTGCTACCTTGTAGTGTGTACCAAGTACACGAGTACCAAGTAACCACAGTATCGAAACCAAACACTGGGGAGCATCGACATGTGTGATATCCACGTATGACAGCAGTCATCAGTGTAGTGGATCCGTGTTTAAGCCAGAAACACTTTGAGGAACTTTACGCTCAACGCCATAAAACCGGAAACCAGAAACTTAAATATTTGTATAccaaataaatatgtaaattgttTTCTGTGACTTTATCATTTTCACATTCTAGCACGGTTATCCGTGACAGTGTCccagcagtttgggtggttTCATGATGTCTGACaatcatcctttaggcaatatatgaagacagcgataagcatttttattatatagctaatgaatagtctattataaaatctgcgttaagtctagagaatgttagcattcaatatcctgagaatttattgaatgctaactttgcattgcgtaaattgtgtacgcccgaaacattccgagtatgagcacTTCACCTTaacgtaacgacgtaaacaagccaattaaaattgcagacgaatattgaacagttaagaaatgcattctgatattgcacacttttACCTTAGATGATGAATTCttgtctattttggagtattttgagtgaaaagggatataatttaacaactaaatactttagctatatataataaaagggttaatATTGAACTTATAATTGGTGAATATTGTCACTCGGCTGTCAATATAAGCTCACAAGCTCATGCATTTTCACAACCAattcgtgccaatattcaccaatatcaGTACAATAACCCTATAGtgcccaccgcgtgtggacgaaaGTATGCTATGCATCTCACTGTGGGCAAGAGTTCCataaagggaaagaactattgggcaacttgAAAACTGCATATTGATATCTATGTTTAAACAAAAGTTGTTGTCTcatgtttataaatattgaCCAGTCTCTAATAGAGGGAGGAAAAGGAtaatatataagtaaaactACAGGGATGACCtaggaaaacaaaaaactaaatggaGAAAGAAGGGGACCACACAATCCACtgtatatcaaataaatctgcCTGCTGCATAAATGTTGTGCAGATCAGATTCAAAATAAGATAACTTCAACCTAAATCATATTATCAGATCTTTTGTAATTGCTCTGATGCTCTACACTGGTAGAGTATTGGGCTGATcagtaaatatgtcattttttacTATAGACTATAGTTGAGGAAACTTTGgatgtaaatattgtaacaggaagggagaaaatgcaacggaccagaccgggatttgaacccgggccccctgaatctctagtgaggtgctctaccaactgagctaactggccaccggcgatcgaacccggctgactgcTACATTATCAAAATATTCCTACATAAAAAACTAGCATACCAATAAAAGTACTACAGTCTTGAGCCTTATGTAAAGAGACAAGGTACGATTACAGCTTTCTGAgtttctctttataaaaatatttacaaatttggCTTAAACTAAATTATATTATACTTACGACATCTTCATGAAGAATCATTTTAAACcgctgaaaaaaataatagtcCTTGTGTTTGTTTTCTGATGTAAGATCTGAATATTTGTCTTCAGCATCGTATCCAAACGAAGATATCGAGAAGTCCTTCTTCAGAAGCAGGCATGTAGGGGCCTTGTGAGAAAGGAGTGACCCTCCTTGCCATGCATTGGTCAGCACTTTACCCCAGTGATGTTTTAAAGAGAATGCGTATCCGGAATATGTGTTTCCAAAGTTAATGGCAGCGACTATAAACTTGCTACATTTGCTGGAAACCTTTGAATCCATCTTTATTTGTTGAATCGGATCATTATCAAAAAACAATTGTCTACTTTCGCTTTGTGTGTACTAAAATACGCCCATGAGAATTCAATAGCCCTCACTGAATCCAATCCCAATATTCCATCACCAAAAAACCTACctaaacaaaaatttaaaattacaaagtttATCAGAACGGTATAATCTTGCAAAAACACAGCACACATATGCATAATAACATTAAACATAGCTCATACCGTCATTCACAGGCCAATAGTCACAAtcgtacggaagccgataggtgccagtgTGGTTAGGGTCGGTGTAATGTCCGGGTGGGTGTAATGTCCGGGTGGGTGTGAACGTAGTCCGGGGCGGtaaggatccgggttagaataggtccttagtaaagaagcgactaaatgcaAATCGGTCCTATGGTACGTATATAAGTGAAAGTGCTTGCATTCAAAtgacttttatttattcttcAGGGTGTAAAAGTAGTCCAGAAGATTTAATATAGAAAACACATTCCCAGGTAGCACAAAACGTTTTCATAACATTGTACTCCTGTTGTAAGGATGTTATCGGAAAACATTACTAacaaaacatgtttataatgttataataacattttttttttcagttgtaaaAACGCTATAAGCAAACGTTTTTGaccaatgttttaaaatcattttgtcgtcgttttaaaaacattataaaaacattattgaaaatgttaggatcatctttcttttaaacatttgaaaatacgTTTTCAAAAcgttttaataatgattttaaaaacatacttAATATACTATGTTTTTCAAAAAGTGACCCAAATCAAAGtagtgttttaaatatat is part of the Ostrea edulis chromosome 2, xbOstEdul1.1, whole genome shotgun sequence genome and harbors:
- the LOC125681360 gene encoding uncharacterized protein LOC125681360 — encoded protein: MFQICFRYLSANFQQNIFMRVQESEWALNLSALLKGKVLDVYALMPKEDTLDYNVLKTALLRRFELTDDGFKKKFRSCRPDTYETFSQFAARLSSYFDRWIEMAKAPKTYHGLYNLMLRDQFIHVCSQDLKLFLKERIPKSLNNVAELADQYKDARDISVVQATGKSKCILKKPEANSKSDKTESKDKKVRFVPKNERKCYKCQKVGHIASECRSKYVVNSVAKHSSDEVQPTCFVSTIPKDSVVDSKVSIPSTTLTSACHKTVNSTMPISAGYVDGTPVTVLRDTGCNGIVVRKGTVSEKSFIAGMEQTCILADGSTITVPVAEVCIDTPYLKGLHEVRCMENPVYDLIVGNVPDARPPDKIDPNWQVSAVETRQQKKNKDKPYRAACSESSQKYFGYSRSTSYEVGTG